The proteins below are encoded in one region of Ursus arctos isolate Adak ecotype North America unplaced genomic scaffold, UrsArc2.0 scaffold_24, whole genome shotgun sequence:
- the ADAP2 gene encoding arf-GAP with dual PH domain-containing protein 2 isoform X3 — protein MADGKTISLPGSREGLLWKRGRDSAQFLRRKFVLLAKEGLLKYYTKEEGKGPKAVISIKDLNATFETEKIGNPHGLQITYRREGHVRNLFVYHESGKEIVDWFNALRAARLQYLKTAFPELPESELVPLITRKYLKQGFMEKTGPKQREPFKKRWFALDPQERRLLYYKNPLDAFEQGQVFLGSKEQGYGVSEDLPKGIRGNRWKAGLTIVTPERRFVFTCPSEKEQREWLESFQDVLSRPLTPLNVLRKMGSLGFVLSAKGRRQQGASQGSAGSPGTEVMTPDCAFSIFFSSCQRKVQTVHIVARKPSLSVHSSSVGGSTPLATHPPPVPLRVRNPGLLLLATVTRTGQLLGSWVPLHSPREGYFRCPSLLCVLPSDCFSPAPPLHPRCVQVGFCLLRALLKMGRYSELEQKTSVQGPGLGAPGRRSVLEKGQTKEMTPHGPLGETLVPFESGQYKPTLFSLSKILKPKSLRNRLGSC, from the exons GGTAAAGGCCCCAAAGCTGTCATCAGCATCAAGGACTTGAACGCCACCTTCGAGACAGAGAAGATAGGGAACCCCCACGGGCTGCAGATCACCTACAGGAGAGAGGGCCACGTCAGGAACCTGTTCGTGTACCACGAGAGTGGGAAG GAGATAGTGGACTGGTTCAATGCCCTCCGTGCAGCCCGTCTGCAATACCTAAAAACAGCCTTTCCTGAGCTCCCAGAGTCTGAG CTCGTGCCCCTCATCACCAGGAAGTACCTCAAACAAGGCTTCATGGAAAAGACTGGTCCAAAG CAGAGAGAACCTTTCAAGAAAAGGTGGTTTGCCCTGGATCCCCAGGAGCGGAGGCTGCTCTATTACAAGAACCCGCTG GATGCCTTTGAACAGGGCCAGGTTTTTCTTGGGAGCAAGGAGCAGGGGTACGGAGTGTCTGAAGACCTGCCCAAGGGCATCCGAGGGAACCGCTGGAAAGCCGGCCTCACCATCGTCACACCTGAGCGGAGATTCGTCTTCACCTGCCCCAGCGAGAAGGAGCAGCGGGAATGGCTGGAGAGTTTCCAGGATGTCCTCTCCCGCCCCTTGACACCCCTCAACGTCCTCCGTAAGATGGGCAGCCTGGGCTTTGTTCTTTCGGCCAAGGGCAGAAGGCAGCAAGGGGCCTCGCAGGGTTCAGCTGGGAGCCCTGGAACCGAGGTCATGACTCCTGACTGTGCttttagcattttcttctcttcctgccaaAGAAAAGTACAGACGGTGCACATTGTTGCCAGGAAGCCCTCTCTGTCTGTGCACAGTTCTTCTGTGGGGGGCTCTACTCCGTTAgctacccaccccccaccagtcCCTCTCCGCGTGAGAAACCCTGGCCTGTTATTATTAGCTACGGTCACTCGCACTGGGCAACTCCTGGGGTCGTGGGTTCCTCTCCACTCACCGAGGGAAGGCTATTTTCGGTGCCCTTCTCTTCTCTGCGTCCTCCCTTCTGACTgcttctctcctgctcctccccttcaCCCCAGATGTGTACAAGTAGGTTTCTGTCTGCTGAGAGCCCTGttaaaaatgggaagatattctgAGCTGGAGCAGAAAACTTCTGTCCAAGGGCCTGGTTTGGGGGCACCAGGAAGAAGGTCTGTGTTGGAAAAAGGACAGACCAAGGAGATGACCCCACACGGCCCCTTAGGAGAAACTCTTGTGCCCTTTGAGTCAGGCCAGTATAAACCCACACTGTTTTcactttccaaaattttaaagccAAAGAGCCTGAGGAACAGACTTGGAAGTTGTTAG